From the genome of Rhodobacteraceae bacterium Araon29, one region includes:
- a CDS encoding sigma-54-dependent Fis family transcriptional regulator, translating into MDVSDWEVNIPSGSQIHRVPSVVPAVNDSWTRCRDFGLSASAKPAELVLSEEKFKYVLDQNENIRHLVLPELELLYNQIAGTNFMVAYADGGGVVLDSLQDHNFRAGEGGKTVIPGSVWVEKHRGTNALYQAIHTRQPAIVRGHDHFFHKLSDLSCFAAPIFDHEMNLVGVIDATSNAKARNEHTLALVKLAACNIENRMFTEHFCGSLILMFHARHEYLPTTSVAMIAVDDYGFIEGANSNAKAVLSGLDIGRKQHFGEVFAVQFFDIVDQVRSNDIISIRDRMGAVVFMRAKQPISRRVINVEGDLIIDKGEARPLGLTNRSSSTELHKKRTQTKLICTFEDEVLVKEIAAAARAMALGLPITIVGKHSTGKTEIAREVNKQAFGDIALTIIDCHLLTVDNFEAYLFGENGRISFFDRDTHAATKGKLSLARGGAVLFKNAHTLKIEIQKVIAAAINYEDDEFQLEERPFIRGWLFSGPLDWEESAEFSKRFANAIGGRRLTAPNLSQRTDFEKVALAILNSNSSEHILSPAALKILKAERWPGNFTQLKKTIKQAVSVSNGKVIRQEIQEALNSFIEDGVKPCPNCIGSPVREETCIMIQRCWNETGGNVSLVARRLGVSRNTVYKHINSL; encoded by the coding sequence ATGGACGTTAGCGATTGGGAAGTCAATATTCCAAGTGGGTCACAAATACACCGTGTGCCAAGTGTAGTTCCTGCAGTTAATGACAGCTGGACACGGTGCAGGGACTTTGGCCTGAGCGCCTCTGCAAAGCCTGCCGAACTTGTTCTAAGCGAAGAAAAATTCAAATATGTTTTGGATCAAAATGAGAATATAAGGCATCTCGTACTTCCTGAGTTGGAACTCCTCTATAACCAGATTGCAGGCACCAACTTTATGGTGGCCTATGCAGATGGCGGAGGTGTTGTTCTTGATTCTCTTCAAGACCATAATTTCAGGGCTGGAGAAGGGGGGAAAACCGTTATTCCTGGCTCAGTATGGGTGGAAAAACACCGAGGTACAAATGCACTTTATCAAGCCATTCACACGCGCCAACCAGCCATCGTTCGAGGGCACGACCATTTCTTTCACAAGTTAAGCGATTTATCATGCTTTGCGGCTCCTATCTTCGATCATGAAATGAATCTTGTAGGAGTGATTGACGCAACTTCGAACGCAAAGGCGAGAAACGAACATACTTTGGCACTGGTCAAGTTGGCAGCATGCAATATAGAGAACCGTATGTTTACGGAACACTTTTGTGGCTCGCTCATCCTGATGTTTCATGCTCGCCACGAATATTTACCAACAACTAGTGTGGCTATGATTGCAGTTGATGATTACGGCTTTATTGAAGGCGCTAATTCAAACGCAAAAGCTGTACTCAGTGGTCTTGATATTGGCCGCAAACAGCATTTTGGAGAGGTTTTCGCAGTACAATTCTTCGACATAGTAGATCAGGTCAGGTCAAACGACATCATCTCAATTAGAGACCGTATGGGCGCAGTTGTATTTATGAGGGCCAAACAGCCCATAAGCCGCCGGGTGATTAACGTTGAGGGCGATCTTATCATCGACAAGGGCGAGGCCCGACCACTTGGTCTTACTAACCGGTCAAGTTCTACAGAACTACATAAGAAAAGAACGCAAACCAAACTAATATGCACCTTTGAAGACGAGGTTTTGGTTAAAGAAATTGCCGCCGCAGCGCGTGCTATGGCGCTTGGCCTGCCAATTACAATTGTTGGCAAACACAGCACAGGAAAAACAGAAATTGCGCGGGAAGTGAACAAGCAAGCATTCGGCGACATTGCACTTACGATCATTGATTGCCATCTGCTTACAGTCGACAACTTTGAGGCTTATCTATTTGGTGAGAACGGTAGGATTTCGTTTTTTGATAGGGACACTCATGCCGCAACGAAAGGAAAGCTTTCTTTGGCGCGCGGCGGGGCCGTGCTTTTCAAAAATGCGCATACTTTAAAAATTGAAATTCAAAAGGTGATTGCCGCAGCAATCAACTATGAAGACGATGAATTTCAACTGGAAGAGCGCCCTTTTATACGCGGTTGGTTGTTTTCCGGTCCGCTAGATTGGGAAGAAAGTGCTGAGTTTTCCAAGCGCTTTGCCAATGCGATCGGTGGTCGACGCCTCACAGCCCCCAACTTGTCGCAAAGGACAGATTTCGAAAAAGTAGCCTTGGCTATTTTAAACTCTAACTCGTCTGAGCATATTCTGTCGCCCGCCGCTTTAAAAATTCTAAAGGCCGAAAGATGGCCAGGCAACTTTACTCAACTAAAAAAGACAATCAAGCAAGCAGTGTCCGTTTCAAACGGGAAAGTGATAAGACAAGAAATTCAAGAGGCGTTGAATTCCTTTATCGAAGATGGCGTAAAGCCGTGTCCAAATTGTATCGGCTCTCCTGTGCGTGAGGAAACCTGCATAATGATCCAAAGATGCTGGAACGAAACAGGTGGTAATGTCAGTCTAGTAGCACGGCGTTTAGGGGTTTCTCGCAATACTGTCTACAAACATATTAACAGTCTTTAG
- a CDS encoding SDR family NAD(P)-dependent oxidoreductase, translated as MSGGKLDGKVAIVSGGSRGIGRGIALTLASLGADVAFCHYRDDEKAKDTVSEIEALGRKSFAAECDVSSVAAIQQFYSNAKAALGDVDILVNNAGHNITEAFEDISEESFERMLHVHVKGTFFMSQTVYKDMKRRGTGRIINITSQLAYKGAPTLTHYCAAKGANATFTRALALECADTGVLVNAVAPGVTNTDLLTPLADELLDTLKAAIPLNRFAEVDEIAPAVALLASPEGSFFHGSCISPNGGEVMF; from the coding sequence ATGTCAGGTGGAAAACTTGATGGAAAAGTCGCGATTGTTTCAGGTGGATCACGAGGGATCGGAAGAGGCATTGCTCTAACGCTCGCATCACTGGGGGCGGACGTTGCATTTTGCCATTATCGCGATGATGAAAAAGCGAAAGATACGGTGTCAGAGATCGAAGCCTTGGGTCGCAAAAGTTTTGCGGCTGAGTGTGATGTGTCGTCCGTTGCTGCAATACAACAGTTTTACAGTAACGCTAAAGCTGCGCTGGGCGATGTTGATATCTTGGTCAACAACGCTGGACACAACATCACAGAGGCATTTGAAGATATTAGCGAGGAAAGTTTTGAGCGAATGCTGCATGTGCATGTCAAAGGCACATTCTTTATGAGCCAGACTGTGTATAAGGATATGAAGCGTCGCGGCACTGGCCGCATCATCAATATCACATCTCAATTGGCCTACAAGGGCGCCCCAACACTGACCCATTACTGTGCTGCCAAAGGTGCAAACGCCACCTTCACGCGCGCTCTAGCCTTGGAATGTGCCGACACAGGTGTCCTGGTCAATGCGGTTGCACCAGGCGTCACAAACACAGACCTATTGACACCGCTAGCAGACGAATTACTGGACACCTTAAAAGCAGCAATTCCATTAAATCGCTTTGCTGAAGTGGATGAAATCGCACCGGCTGTAGCGCTTTTGGCGTCACCCGAGGGCAGTTTTTTCCATGGGAGTTGTATTTCGCCCAACGGCGGTGAAGTAATGTTCTGA
- a CDS encoding extracellular solute-binding protein codes for MKKTLSIGTAAVTASLMAMSAQADKWSDQFPHIKNTGDIAGECSYEAMSQKDYSGQKLTINTHAVPVMGEPTALHAEQFSALTGAEVNVIHTPAGDLYSKAMVPFQAGQSPYDIVFGFSNFIRDWKQYLQPVPAKYVNMRQMQDVTQSHIDVNSWDGEMIQFPIDGDRHYLKYRKDVIDNPEYQAKYKAETGNELRVPQTWKEYGEMAAFFNGWDWDNDGELEYGSAEVMKKDDLMFAAFFSRSVAYSKNPRVKGGFFFDLETMEPLINGPGFVEALTDWVEATKYVPPGGINFSLGDEINSFGGGQTLFSFSWDDAFVAAMQDDSPIKNKVGAAPLPGSNRVWNRASGAWEDTYNQAPYIVWGWTAAVAKKSKNHEMAFDYLCFFANDANHQADIAIGRFGVNPFKKSDFVPELYVERQGWDPEIAKQYADTLMEMEEGSTNRVFPLRVPGVFQFNSAVATGTSKALAGQLSPQEALDEVAAEWKKIVKRIGADTVREAYAIGVALEDAE; via the coding sequence ATGAAGAAGACATTAAGCATCGGTACTGCTGCGGTGACGGCCAGCCTTATGGCAATGTCCGCACAGGCTGATAAATGGAGTGATCAGTTTCCGCATATCAAAAACACTGGTGATATCGCAGGTGAATGTTCTTATGAGGCCATGTCTCAGAAAGACTATAGTGGGCAAAAGCTGACGATCAATACGCACGCAGTGCCTGTTATGGGTGAGCCAACAGCCCTGCATGCCGAGCAGTTCAGTGCCTTAACAGGTGCAGAAGTGAACGTCATACACACACCTGCGGGTGATCTATACTCAAAAGCGATGGTGCCGTTTCAAGCAGGTCAGTCACCATATGACATCGTTTTTGGGTTTTCGAACTTCATCCGTGACTGGAAGCAATATCTGCAGCCAGTGCCCGCGAAATATGTGAATATGCGTCAAATGCAAGACGTTACGCAAAGCCACATTGATGTGAACTCATGGGATGGCGAAATGATTCAGTTCCCAATCGATGGGGACCGGCATTACCTCAAGTATCGCAAAGACGTGATTGATAACCCTGAATATCAGGCCAAGTATAAAGCGGAAACTGGCAATGAATTGCGGGTTCCGCAGACCTGGAAAGAGTATGGCGAGATGGCCGCATTCTTCAATGGTTGGGATTGGGATAATGATGGCGAACTGGAATATGGTTCTGCCGAAGTTATGAAAAAAGACGACCTTATGTTTGCTGCGTTCTTCAGCCGTTCTGTCGCTTATTCGAAAAATCCACGAGTAAAAGGTGGGTTCTTTTTCGACCTTGAAACTATGGAGCCTCTGATTAACGGTCCTGGGTTCGTAGAAGCGTTGACCGATTGGGTTGAAGCGACCAAATATGTGCCTCCTGGTGGCATTAACTTTAGTTTGGGTGACGAAATTAATTCATTCGGTGGCGGACAAACATTGTTCAGCTTCTCATGGGATGATGCTTTTGTTGCCGCGATGCAAGATGATAGTCCGATCAAGAACAAAGTTGGTGCAGCGCCATTGCCGGGATCTAACCGGGTTTGGAACCGAGCCAGTGGAGCTTGGGAAGATACCTATAATCAGGCACCTTACATCGTGTGGGGTTGGACAGCAGCTGTTGCGAAGAAGAGCAAAAACCATGAAATGGCCTTTGACTATCTATGCTTCTTTGCCAATGACGCGAACCACCAAGCCGATATCGCGATTGGCCGGTTCGGTGTGAACCCATTCAAAAAATCAGACTTTGTGCCTGAGCTTTATGTTGAACGCCAGGGGTGGGATCCAGAAATTGCCAAACAGTACGCAGATACCCTGATGGAAATGGAAGAAGGCAGCACAAACCGTGTATTCCCATTACGGGTACCGGGTGTCTTCCAATTCAACAGCGCTGTTGCAACAGGCACATCCAAAGCCTTGGCGGGTCAGTTGTCTCCGCAGGAAGCCTTGGATGAGGTTGCCGCTGAATGGAAAAAAATTGTGAAACGTATCGGTGCTGATACAGTTCGCGAAGCTTATGCTATTGGCGTAGCTCTGGAAGACGCAGAGTAA
- a CDS encoding ABC transporter permease subunit produces MNFKHKYLFLLPGLLVLLGILIFPIGFTVRLSLSSWDSFYPALDFIGLENYIRLFTDDKRFWEAFGRLSLLSLTTVFLQYVIGFSLALMVWKDIVFQRFFRVLFLIPMMTTPVIMTVIWRTFFHESLGPVNDLLSNFGMTPLWLSSEILSKFTVILVEVWQWTPFMFLLLLAGLLSLPKEPFLAASIDGAGPIRTFVYVTFPLMAPISIGAIIIRLIEASKIMDTVYVLTSGGPGTATETSSFYIFIKGLREFQFGYSAALSLTYLIIMIISFTIIAKILVKLMVRGN; encoded by the coding sequence ATGAATTTCAAACATAAATATCTGTTCTTGCTTCCTGGACTTCTAGTTCTGCTTGGTATCTTGATATTTCCAATCGGGTTCACTGTGCGACTGAGTTTATCCAGTTGGGATAGTTTCTACCCGGCTCTAGATTTTATCGGTTTGGAAAACTACATACGCCTTTTCACGGATGACAAGCGGTTCTGGGAGGCTTTCGGCCGCCTCAGCCTGTTGTCCCTAACAACTGTATTTTTACAGTATGTTATCGGGTTTTCTTTGGCGCTGATGGTTTGGAAAGATATCGTATTCCAGCGATTTTTTAGAGTTTTGTTCCTAATCCCGATGATGACAACTCCGGTTATTATGACGGTAATCTGGCGTACATTTTTTCACGAATCTTTAGGTCCAGTTAATGATTTGCTAAGTAATTTTGGGATGACGCCCCTGTGGCTTAGCAGCGAGATTTTGTCCAAATTCACAGTGATCTTGGTCGAAGTGTGGCAGTGGACACCGTTTATGTTTCTCTTACTGTTAGCAGGCCTTCTCTCCCTACCGAAAGAGCCGTTTCTAGCCGCTTCGATTGATGGTGCTGGCCCTATTCGGACATTCGTCTACGTGACTTTTCCACTGATGGCGCCGATTTCTATCGGGGCAATCATTATCCGGTTGATTGAAGCCTCTAAAATCATGGACACGGTCTATGTTCTTACGTCCGGTGGACCGGGTACGGCAACAGAAACGTCCAGTTTTTACATCTTCATCAAAGGTTTGCGCGAATTCCAATTTGGATATTCCGCTGCGCTGTCTTTGACCTATCTGATCATCATGATCATCAGCTTTACCATCATTGCAAAAATCTTGGTTAAACTGATGGTGCGGGGTAATTAA
- a CDS encoding ABC transporter permease subunit has translation MRLLYTTLKYLAVTLWSVFVIAPFLWAISTSFKDFQSVTNGATYIPFVDFEPTLVGWQSLWKTPAQGGVNIVEPFFNSIFVTCAGSLISIILGTLAAYALSRFKFKAGFIRNDDITFFFISQRIMPPVVLAIPFFIMLGKFSLLDTLMGLIIVYIVLLMPIAVWIMVDFFNKVPVEIDETALIDGCNPYQAFYKVVLPNSIPGIVVAGMFCMIFGWTDFFFSFILTFTEVQLLPVAIVALNSSITPWWSLSAAALVSVAPLILVAFIVERYLSKGNLSGALK, from the coding sequence ATGCGATTGTTATACACCACTCTCAAATACCTTGCTGTCACTTTGTGGTCAGTGTTTGTCATCGCACCGTTCTTATGGGCCATTTCGACATCTTTTAAGGACTTCCAGTCGGTTACCAATGGCGCAACATATATCCCCTTTGTTGATTTCGAACCTACGCTCGTAGGGTGGCAATCGCTTTGGAAAACTCCGGCACAAGGCGGTGTTAATATCGTAGAGCCCTTTTTCAATAGTATTTTTGTAACATGTGCAGGCAGTCTAATTAGTATCATTCTAGGTACATTGGCAGCCTATGCATTATCGCGCTTTAAATTCAAAGCCGGTTTTATTCGCAATGACGACATCACCTTTTTCTTTATATCGCAGCGAATTATGCCGCCTGTAGTTTTAGCAATCCCATTTTTCATTATGCTGGGTAAATTCAGCTTATTGGATACTTTGATGGGCTTGATAATTGTATATATCGTCCTGCTTATGCCAATAGCAGTCTGGATCATGGTTGATTTTTTCAACAAGGTGCCAGTGGAAATAGATGAAACAGCGCTTATTGATGGCTGCAACCCCTATCAGGCATTCTACAAAGTTGTCCTGCCAAACTCGATCCCGGGCATCGTGGTGGCTGGTATGTTTTGCATGATCTTTGGTTGGACTGATTTTTTCTTTTCCTTTATTTTGACCTTTACAGAAGTTCAGCTTTTGCCTGTTGCAATTGTGGCTTTAAATTCGTCAATCACCCCGTGGTGGAGCCTATCGGCAGCGGCGCTTGTCAGCGTGGCTCCGCTTATCTTAGTGGCCTTTATCGTTGAGCGGTATTTGTCAAAAGGCAACCTTTCAGGAGCATTAAAATAA
- a CDS encoding ATP-binding cassette domain-containing protein, translating to MSLTASNLCLKPDAEYHLNDICFEMSKGEIYTIIGRTLSGKTTLLKTIAGLIAPDSGSLMLDGRNFGSIPVWKREVAMVYQQFINYPHLTVYENVAFPLKQRRMQAGEINNRVMKALAQVGLEGFESRKIQALSGGQQQRVALARSLVKEAAIVLLDEPLVNLDYKLREQLREEFKNIFNAKASENAILIYSSTDPVEAMQLGGQILVMDEGRILQQASAKEVYENPSSTKVSQITNDPAMNLFGGTIAEGKVVLSPNIQFDLPQHCKGLPQGQYTFGLRAAAITLDEAGFPFTIELSEISGSETFLHLKQDHVKVVGLLDSVQNFNSGETVKAQFDTQHLYAFAPDGNLKSSPYGGIK from the coding sequence ATGTCACTCACTGCCTCAAACCTATGTCTGAAGCCTGATGCGGAATATCATTTGAATGACATTTGTTTTGAAATGTCCAAGGGCGAAATCTATACAATCATCGGACGTACGCTATCTGGTAAAACCACATTGTTGAAAACAATTGCGGGTTTGATTGCACCTGATAGTGGCAGCTTGATGCTAGATGGGCGCAACTTTGGCAGCATTCCGGTTTGGAAGCGCGAAGTTGCGATGGTGTACCAGCAGTTCATAAACTACCCACATTTGACTGTTTATGAAAATGTTGCCTTTCCGCTGAAACAGCGCCGTATGCAAGCAGGTGAGATTAATAACCGGGTGATGAAAGCCTTGGCGCAAGTTGGATTGGAAGGCTTTGAAAGCCGCAAGATCCAGGCTCTATCAGGTGGTCAACAACAGCGAGTTGCTTTGGCCCGGTCCTTGGTGAAAGAGGCTGCTATAGTGTTGCTAGACGAGCCACTGGTAAATCTAGATTACAAGCTTCGGGAACAGCTGCGAGAAGAGTTCAAAAATATTTTCAATGCAAAAGCGTCTGAGAATGCCATTTTGATCTACTCGTCAACAGATCCAGTAGAAGCGATGCAATTGGGCGGGCAAATCTTGGTTATGGACGAGGGGCGGATCCTTCAGCAGGCCAGTGCAAAGGAAGTTTATGAAAACCCCAGTTCGACCAAAGTTTCACAAATTACAAATGATCCTGCGATGAACTTGTTTGGCGGCACTATTGCTGAAGGAAAGGTTGTTTTAAGCCCAAATATCCAGTTTGATTTACCGCAGCATTGTAAGGGGTTACCTCAGGGTCAATATACGTTCGGCCTAAGAGCTGCTGCGATTACATTAGATGAGGCGGGCTTTCCCTTCACCATCGAGTTGTCTGAAATCAGCGGGTCGGAAACATTCCTTCATCTGAAACAAGACCACGTCAAGGTGGTTGGCTTGTTGGATTCAGTTCAGAATTTCAACAGCGGAGAAACCGTCAAAGCGCAATTTGATACTCAACATCTTTATGCATTTGCGCCGGATGGAAACTTAAAGTCCTCACCATATGGCGGAATAAAATAA
- a CDS encoding ATP-binding cassette domain-containing protein: MAEITLQNIAHSYNPQAADKTYALNPFSLTWVDGGRYAILGPSGCGKTTMLNIMSGIVQPSEGRLMFDGQDVTSLSTSERNIAQVFQFPVIYGTMTVEQNLAFPLVCRNFERPAIDAKVQEVAEALNLEALLKKSASKLTADQKQLISLGRGLVRDDVAAVLMDEPLTVIDPDLKFRLRRQLKEINQKYRSTLIYVTHDQNEAMTFAENIIVMDAGNIVQVGTPSELFERPKTTFVGYFIGAPAMNFFDCKAVGKSSVSFGDTTINTTTDLSNVEAASLKLGIRSEYIGIVDAGHENSIAAQVQRVEDLGNYKLVSSTFGEFTIKVKAERDMEIPADTINLQFPADNCCVYANDELV, from the coding sequence ATGGCTGAAATTACGCTTCAAAACATTGCGCATTCTTATAACCCGCAAGCGGCAGATAAGACCTATGCGTTGAACCCTTTTAGTCTGACTTGGGTTGACGGAGGCCGATATGCAATTTTAGGTCCTTCGGGTTGTGGAAAGACTACAATGTTAAATATTATGTCTGGCATTGTGCAGCCTTCTGAAGGCCGGCTAATGTTTGACGGCCAAGATGTGACCAGCTTATCCACATCCGAGCGCAACATTGCGCAGGTGTTTCAGTTTCCAGTTATCTATGGAACTATGACGGTTGAACAGAACTTAGCATTCCCGTTGGTGTGCCGGAATTTTGAAAGGCCAGCAATTGATGCCAAAGTGCAAGAAGTGGCCGAGGCACTAAACCTAGAGGCTCTGCTAAAAAAATCTGCTAGTAAATTGACCGCCGATCAGAAGCAATTGATATCTTTGGGTCGCGGTTTGGTCCGCGATGACGTTGCTGCTGTCTTGATGGATGAACCACTGACGGTGATTGACCCTGATTTGAAATTCCGCCTGCGCCGACAGTTGAAGGAAATTAACCAAAAATATCGCTCAACGTTGATTTACGTCACGCATGATCAAAATGAAGCCATGACCTTCGCTGAGAATATCATTGTGATGGATGCGGGAAATATCGTACAGGTTGGTACTCCATCTGAACTTTTTGAGCGTCCAAAAACAACTTTTGTAGGATATTTTATTGGTGCGCCTGCAATGAACTTCTTTGATTGCAAGGCCGTTGGAAAGAGCTCAGTATCCTTTGGGGATACAACTATAAACACTACGACTGATTTATCTAATGTCGAGGCTGCTTCTTTAAAACTTGGCATTCGATCAGAATATATCGGGATTGTGGATGCGGGCCATGAAAACTCTATTGCTGCTCAAGTTCAAAGAGTTGAAGACCTTGGAAACTACAAATTGGTCAGCTCTACGTTTGGCGAGTTTACAATCAAAGTCAAAGCCGAGCGTGACATGGAAATTCCAGCCGATACAATCAATTTGCAATTTCCTGCAGATAATTGTTGTGTTTATGCCAATGATGAGTTGGTTTGA
- a CDS encoding YigZ family protein — MQLFENIINDRGSKYSVCGAPASSKKDALNVVKALKRNKKYSKATHNTWAVLLSESGPIKNDDGEAGAGIVIVKMLEREQLFDHVIVVTRWFGGVQLGGDRFRRVKDCVNFYLERL, encoded by the coding sequence ATGCAGCTTTTCGAAAATATCATAAATGATCGTGGCTCGAAATACTCTGTATGTGGCGCGCCAGCCAGCTCAAAAAAGGACGCACTTAACGTCGTTAAGGCGCTCAAAAGGAACAAGAAATATTCTAAAGCGACCCATAATACTTGGGCGGTTCTACTAAGTGAAAGCGGACCGATAAAAAATGATGATGGTGAGGCTGGAGCAGGTATAGTTATCGTAAAAATGCTTGAGCGAGAACAACTATTTGATCATGTCATCGTCGTCACAAGATGGTTTGGCGGGGTTCAATTGGGTGGGGACAGGTTCAGACGTGTGAAAGATTGTGTGAATTTCTATCTGGAAAGGCTTTAA